Within Sphingobium sp. SCG-1, the genomic segment CACCCCTCGCTCAACAGCGCCAAAGCCCCCGCCGCGAACGCAAAAGGCGGCGCATCCGCCAAAGTCACACCGGCAGCATCATTCGCCGCCACCGCCTGCGCCAACCCCGCATTTTCTCCGGTCAGCCAGCGCAGCGACCCAAAGGCAAACGCCCCCGCAACCAAGCCACCGACTACGGCCACATCCTCGCCCGAAACCCCGCTCACCCGCACCACGCGCCGATGCTTCGCCATATCCACGCGGCAATCCCGGTCACCCAGCACCGCCCGGCAATCCGGCGTAGTCTCTGGCACCACTGGCCCCGCCAGCACACCGACACGCCCGACCAGCTCGGCGGTAAACGCCTCCCCCTCCCGCTCCACCGCGCCGATTTCGCCCTCCGCCAGCACCAGCCACAACACACCCGGCGCAGTCCACTCTGTCAGGAACAGCGCCACCGCCGCCCCGTCCCAACGCCCCGCCTCCAGATCGCGCGTCGTAATGGCGTCACTCGACAGCGCGCCCCGGACATCCATGCTGTCGACCTCGAACGAAGACCCCTGCCGCACCGCAGACGGCACCAGCCCCGGCGCGGCCCGATACACGACGCCGCCCACGCGCAAATCGCGATCATGGCTCGTCAGCCCGATAGTGACGCCATCCCGCCGCTCCAGCCGCCAGCAGAACGCCAGCGCGGCCAACTCCTGCCCCAACACCTCAACGACACTCATGCCCTGAGTTCCACCAGCGGCACCGAAGGCACATCCCCCGCCGCAAAGGTCGCGCGGCTCACATCCAGCCGATCCTCCGCAAATCGCACCGGCACATCGAACCGGAACCCCGCCGTCAGCGCCGCACCCGCCGCGGGAGCCACATCGAACGCAATCACTCCCGCCCCAACATGCGCCCAGCCCGACAGCGCCTCGACGCCGTCAACCGCTACCCGGATGGACCCAGCCGCCGGCCGCGTAATCACCCGCTGCTGCGCGTCCGCTCCGTCGCCATAATATTTACACAACTGGAAGGCACTCGCCGCGCCGTCTCCGACCCCCAGAAACTGGTCGAGCGGCCCGCCATTACCCGACCGGTCATCGAACGGATCGGTAAATCTAAACCCCCTCCCCGCACCCCGCCGCGCCCGGAAAAAGGCAATAAGTTCCATCACATCCGCCTCGGATCTCACACCCGGCCCCACATCGAACGACAGCCGCGCATCCGCCCAGTCGCTGCTCCGCCGCTCATGCCCGGACAGGCTCTCCACCGTCTGCGTCGAAAAGGCGGGCGACACACTCGCCTCCCGCCCGATTGCCAGCGGAAAGAGCACATCATCAAAGGCTTGCATCTCATCTTCTCCATCGATCCTGAAAGCCGTGAAGCCATCTCGCGCCACCTGCGGCAGCGCCCACACGAACGTCGCCGCGCTTCCCCGCGTAACGGAAGCCTCCGCCGCGGCCGCGATCCGCGCCCACTGAACAACTGCGTCCTCAGCCCGCAGCACAAATCCTGAAAAGTAATGCTGCTCGTCAACCGGATACCCCAGCCGCGCCGTTGCCTCCGCCACGCCCCGCGCCGTCAAGGCGGAGCGCCCCTCCGTCACCCAATCATAATCCTCAAGCTGCAACACATCGAACGCCGGCGCAGCCCACCCCACCGGCAAATTCGCACGGGCAGCTTCGGGCGCAGACGGGTCCAAAATCGTCGGCAGATACGCCAGCAAATGCGTCACCGCCCCCGGACCCACTGCCCGAACCGCGTCACACAAAGCCGCCGTCGATGCCGCCAGCAGCACGCCCGCCGCATCCAGCAAAGCCTTCTGCGCGACCGTCTTCGCCCCCCGCACATCCGGGATCGACACCAAGGCCGCCTCAAAAGCTGCCCGCGCCGCATCGTCATACAGGCAAATCCGCCCCTCGGCAGGCATTACCCACCACCAAGGCTCTCCCACCTGAAACTTGACCGCCAACCCGGCATCCACCGCGATTCCGGCAAACGCCTGCGCCACTCCCTGCAGATACGCCATTGCCCCCACATGCGCCGGAGACAGCAAGGTCGAAGGCGGCATCCACCCCGTCAGCGCCGGATCGCCATTCTCCGCCCGCTGCTTCCACGCCCCCGGACAATGCGCGTCCAGCAACTCGTAAGACAGCGACCAGATCACCCCGAAATCCAATGCCTTGGCCCGCATAGCGAAGTCCCGGTGCCAAGCCGCACAAGCCGCATTCAGCCCGCCACTCGCCAGCCAATCCCCGCCACTCCGCACCAGCGCGAAGTAATGGCTCATCCCCACATAATGGTTGATGCTCCCGCGATACCCCAGCGCCAGCGCCTGCCGCAGCACCCGCTCCGGCGTCTGGTTGAAGCAATCGTCATAGCCTGTCGCGATGCTCAGCCCATGTTCCGGCACCATGATGTCGCCGATCTCCAGCACCGACCCCACGCCCTCACAGACGATCCCGCTAACCTCTACCCACCCCTCGACCGGAGCCGCAAAGGCCGTATCGCCCGCATCATAATCCGGGGGCACCATGGAAATGAACATCCGGTCCACATCCCCCGCCCAAACCGGGTCGGCCTCCCCCGGCAACAGGAACCCACCATCAAGTGCGGCAAAATCCAGCACGATCTCAGCATCTTCCGGCCCACCGCTGGCATAGTTCCACAGCCGCACATACCAGCTATGCGCCGCCCCCGACACATCCCGCCCCTCGATCGTCAGCGTTGCCCCATGCGTCTCATCCAGCCTTCGCACACCCGAACTACGCCACCGGAACCGCAACACGCAGTCCCGGAAATCCCGATCCGTCGCATAGGCCAGCAGCGAATGATCCCACCGATCCTCAGCGTCCCAGATCAGCCCCGCCAGATCCCCGGACCCGCAAAACACCGCATCCACCCGCAAAGCATCCGCCGCAGTCGTCACGACGCTCGCCATCACCGGCCGAGGGAAATTCACGGTCCAGAACGGCGCGGCAAACCGTTTCACCACGCCAGAGTCCTGCCCCCGCCGCGCATCCGCCAACCAATATTGCATTTCAACCCCCCCCCGTCCCTTCAGTCCCATTCGCCTCGAGCGAAGTCGAAGGGGTCGCCCGAACGTAAGTGAGAGCACTTCGACTTCGCTCAGCCCGAACGGCGGTAGAGCGCAGTCCGCCACTCACTCCAAAGCCCCTCGCACCGCCCGCGCCACCTGCCGCGCACTCCGCGCCAGCGCCTTGGGCGCATCCCCGCCAGCGCCCGAGACATTCACCACCACCCGAACCTCCCCCGCGCCACCCAAGCCCGCCGCGACGACCTGCCCGCTTGATGTCGGCACGAACACCTCAGGCCCGCGCTCCCCTACAAGATAGCCCCGTCCCGGCGCCACCGGTCCACCCGTCGCCCTTCCAGGCAGCCCCAAAGCACTCCCCAGCAACGAAGCCCCGATCCCCAGTAGTCCGCCAGCCCCTCCGCCGCCGATCGCGCCGATTCCCGCCTGCAGCGAACTGCGCGCAATCTCGTCCAGCACGCCGGACGCCACCCGCCGCAGATCCTCGAACCCGAACTTCCCCGTCCGCACCGCGCGCAACAGCCCGCTCTCTATGGCCTTCCCAGCCCGCTCCGCCCCCGCCGCCAGCGGCCCCTCAAGACCCCCGCGCATCGCGTCCACGTCCCGGGCAAAGCCCTGCACATCCGCCCGCACACTCACGACGAGCCGCTCGATTTCCTCATCCATCTGGAAACATCTCCCTCAATCGGTCCAGCGTCGCCGCGTCGGGCGGTGCTCCCGCACCGGCTTCCCCCGAAGCCGCCCCAAACACGGCAGCCAACTCATCCGGCGTAGCGCGCCAGAACAGGTCCGGCGTCCACCCCAGCGCCCACGCCGTCACGCCGAAAAGCCGCACCGCGCATTCCGTGAAAGTCATTCGCACCACCCCACCCCGTTCGTCCTGAGCTTGTCGAAGCCTGTCCTGAGCGCCTGCCGCAGGCAGGCAGTCGAAGGGGACCAGCCTGAGCGAAGACGAAGGCACTTCACTGCGTTCAGCAGAAGGCTTCGACTTCGCTCAGCCCGAACGGATTAAGAGGACCACGTCATCCCCCCGCCAGCACCTGCCGCAGCACGCACCGAAGCACCGGCATCGCCGCCGCCATACCGCCCGCCACCACAGCCTCGCCCAGATCATCCCGCGTCAGCCCCTCGGGCCGCGCCTCCAGGCAGTGCCAGAACAGCCCCGCCATTTCCGAAAGCCGCAACTCCCCCGCAGCCGCCCGCTCCACCAGCGCAAACAGCGGCCCCAGCTCCGCCTCCGCAGCCACCAGCGCCGCAAAGCTCGGCCGCACCACCAGCGAAGCCTCGCCCACACGCAGCAGCGCCTCGCCCCGCGCCGCGTTGGCCAAGCCCCCGCTCACAGGCTCACCACCGGCCCGCTGCTCTCCAGGCTCAGCGTGTAATTGCGCTCCGAATTATAGTCCCCGGCATAGTCCAGCCGCGTAATCAGGAACCGCCCCCGCATCCGCTCGCCACTTTCAAAGCTCAGTTCATAGTCGTCGATCGTCCCCGCCAGCACATGATTGCGCAGCCGCACCTCCGCCGCCGATCCCGTAAATAGCCCCGCCGCCGACACGCTCACCGCCCGGATGCCCGCGCCCGACAGCAACTCCCGCCACCCGCCGCTATCCTTGCTGGTGATGTTCACTGCCTCGCCGCTGACCGACATCTGCGTCGTGCGCAAACCGGCCACCGTCGCATAGGCGATCGGGCTCCCGCCATCGCCCACCTTCAGCAAAAATGCGCTTCCCTTTTCGACTGCCATATCGCACACTCCATCGTAGAAATTTTAAGGCCCGAGCGGCCGGAAATACAGGAGAGGAACCAAGCCATGCTCGCCATCTCGACTGCGCTGATGCTGATGCTCGCCGGCACGCCCGAAGAAGATATGGGCGCGGCCCGCAAAGCCTATGCAAAGTGCCTGCAGGACTTCACCACCGACGCGCGCGACCGCAAAGTCGCCGCCGCCGACTACAAGTCCGGCCTGAAATCCAAATGCGCCGACAAGGAAGCCGCCTTCCGCACCGCGATCCTCGCCGCAGACAAAGCCGACGGCATGAAACCCGACGAGTCCGCAAAGGACGCCGACGATCAGATCAAGGAATATCTGGATAAGTTCGGGGAGGATTATGAGGGGTAGGAGGAACCAGGCCCTGAAGGCCAACCGGAAGGCCGGCTGTCCAACGCGACGCCTCGCTTCCCGTTCGTCCTGAGCTTATCGAAGGATCAGTCTGAGCGAAGTCGAAGACACTTCGCTGCATTCAGTGGAAGGCTTCGACAAGCTCAGCCCGAACAGAATTTACAGGTCGCCACGTGTAATCCGACAAGCCGGGCTTGACCCGGTATCCCGCTGCTCACGCAAACCTAAACCTGCAAAACTCGCACCCGATAATCCACCAAGGCCCGCCACCCGTCCTCCCGCCCGCGCACAACACGCGACCGCAGCAGCGCCACCGTTCCCACGTCATACCCCGCCACCGCAACCCGCTTCACCGCCGCATCGGCCAGCGCCAGCATCTCCGCCAGCCCCGCACCGCCCTCGCGCCGATCCTGCACCGTCAGCGTCACGCGCACTTCGCGCCCAGGTCGATCCTTCGTCCCCCACTCGCTCCCCAAACACTCGCCCACCACCGCGAACGGCGCGCTCGCCTTCACCGGAGCGCCATCCCACACACCGTTCAGCAGAGCCGCCAGCGCCGCATCCCCCTGCAACGCTGCCAGCACGCCCGTGCGCACGGCCATTTCCGCGCTCATCCGCCCCTCCCGATATATAGCAGTCGCGCATCCTCGACCC encodes:
- a CDS encoding DUF2163 domain-containing protein: MSVVEVLGQELAALAFCWRLERRDGVTIGLTSHDRDLRVGGVVYRAAPGLVPSAVRQGSSFEVDSMDVRGALSSDAITTRDLEAGRWDGAAVALFLTEWTAPGVLWLVLAEGEIGAVEREGEAFTAELVGRVGVLAGPVVPETTPDCRAVLGDRDCRVDMAKHRRVVRVSGVSGEDVAVVGGLVAGAFAFGSLRWLTGENAGLAQAVAANDAAGVTLADAPPFAFAAGALALLSEGCDRRMATCSARFGNAVNFRGEPYLPGNDLLTRYPGG
- a CDS encoding DUF2460 domain-containing protein yields the protein MQYWLADARRGQDSGVVKRFAAPFWTVNFPRPVMASVVTTAADALRVDAVFCGSGDLAGLIWDAEDRWDHSLLAYATDRDFRDCVLRFRWRSSGVRRLDETHGATLTIEGRDVSGAAHSWYVRLWNYASGGPEDAEIVLDFAALDGGFLLPGEADPVWAGDVDRMFISMVPPDYDAGDTAFAAPVEGWVEVSGIVCEGVGSVLEIGDIMVPEHGLSIATGYDDCFNQTPERVLRQALALGYRGSINHYVGMSHYFALVRSGGDWLASGGLNAACAAWHRDFAMRAKALDFGVIWSLSYELLDAHCPGAWKQRAENGDPALTGWMPPSTLLSPAHVGAMAYLQGVAQAFAGIAVDAGLAVKFQVGEPWWWVMPAEGRICLYDDAARAAFEAALVSIPDVRGAKTVAQKALLDAAGVLLAASTAALCDAVRAVGPGAVTHLLAYLPTILDPSAPEAARANLPVGWAAPAFDVLQLEDYDWVTEGRSALTARGVAEATARLGYPVDEQHYFSGFVLRAEDAVVQWARIAAAAEASVTRGSAATFVWALPQVARDGFTAFRIDGEDEMQAFDDVLFPLAIGREASVSPAFSTQTVESLSGHERRSSDWADARLSFDVGPGVRSEADVMELIAFFRARRGAGRGFRFTDPFDDRSGNGGPLDQFLGVGDGAASAFQLCKYYGDGADAQQRVITRPAAGSIRVAVDGVEALSGWAHVGAGVIAFDVAPAAGAALTAGFRFDVPVRFAEDRLDVSRATFAAGDVPSVPLVELRA
- a CDS encoding tail tape measure protein, which produces MDEEIERLVVSVRADVQGFARDVDAMRGGLEGPLAAGAERAGKAIESGLLRAVRTGKFGFEDLRRVASGVLDEIARSSLQAGIGAIGGGGAGGLLGIGASLLGSALGLPGRATGGPVAPGRGYLVGERGPEVFVPTSSGQVVAAGLGGAGEVRVVVNVSGAGGDAPKALARSARQVARAVRGALE
- a CDS encoding phage tail assembly chaperone, yielding MTFTECAVRLFGVTAWALGWTPDLFWRATPDELAAVFGAASGEAGAGAPPDAATLDRLREMFPDG
- a CDS encoding GTA-gp10 family protein — translated: MSGGLANAARGEALLRVGEASLVVRPSFAALVAAEAELGPLFALVERAAAGELRLSEMAGLFWHCLEARPEGLTRDDLGEAVVAGGMAAAMPVLRCVLRQVLAGG
- a CDS encoding phage tail tube protein, translated to MAVEKGSAFLLKVGDGGSPIAYATVAGLRTTQMSVSGEAVNITSKDSGGWRELLSGAGIRAVSVSAAGLFTGSAAEVRLRNHVLAGTIDDYELSFESGERMRGRFLITRLDYAGDYNSERNYTLSLESSGPVVSL
- a CDS encoding DUF3168 domain-containing protein, translated to MSAEMAVRTGVLAALQGDAALAALLNGVWDGAPVKASAPFAVVGECLGSEWGTKDRPGREVRVTLTVQDRREGGAGLAEMLALADAAVKRVAVAGYDVGTVALLRSRVVRGREDGWRALVDYRVRVLQV